AGGATCAGGTCGCCCTCCCGTTGGCCAGGAACTGCGCGATCTTCCGCCTCGGCAGCACGCTCGCTGAACATCACCATCCCTGGTAGCCGGCCTCGTCGTTCAGCCACACCGCTGCGGCACTTGCGGGTGGTCTTGCCTGAACGTAGACAGCGCGCCAGCTCTCGGCGCAGAGCGCCTCGGCCCTGGACAAACAAGCTCTGATAGATCGTCTCGTAGCTCACATGCATCTCAGGATCGGTGGGGTACTCCAACCGTAACCGGGATGCGATCTGCTGAGGAGACCACAGCTTCAACAGTCGCTCAGTCACCTCAAATGCCAGCCGCTCTGAGTCCAGTTTCAGCGGCTTAGGCCGCCGGGACTGCACCCGGGCATCTTCATGACAAGACCAGGCTGAATAATTCTCTCGCCCGCCGCCTCGAACGACCTCGCGGCCGATCGTCGAAACTGCGCGCCCGAGCTTCCCAGCGATAGCAGTCAGAGAACGGCCCAACCGGAGACTGACCACAATCTGCTCGCGTTCATAGATCCTCAGATGCCCATTCCTAGGTTGCCAGCCATAAGGCTTAGCCTCCAGATGACGCCTGTGAAGTCTCAAGACATCAGTGACAGTTCTGTATCAGGAGATCGGTGACACTGTGCGGGGTCTTGGTGGTGACACTTCTCAGGCTCTGATAGGGGGTGTCGAAGTTCAATGATCCTGTTGATCCTCGTATCCGCTTAGCGATCTCACAGTGGCCTGATGATGTACCGCGGGGATCGGTCTCCAGTTCTGTGCCGAGCATGGGATCTCGCGGAAGTCGTTTACAAGATCCTGAACCAGGCCCGGGATCGCGGGGCAGCTGCGGCGCTGGAACCGCGTTCCCGGCGTCCGAAGTCCAGTCCCTCCAGGCTGGATGAGCAGCTCAAGAGCCAAGCGCTGCAGGTCCGGGAAGCCCTGGCCTCCTCAGGGCTGGATCATGGGCCGATCAGCGTGTTCGAGAAGATGCGCTCCATGGGTATCACCCCACCGGCGGTGGCCTCATTGGCCAGGATCTTCCGGCAAGCAGGGGTGGCCAAAGAGGAGCCGCGGAAGCGGCCCCGGGCTGCTTACCGACGGTTTGTCTATCCGGCGCCGAACTGCTGCTGGCAGCTCGATGCCGCGGAGTATGTGCTCACCGGTGGGCGTAAGGCGGTGATCTTCCACCTCCAGGATGATCACTCCCGGCTGGCGATTGCCTCGGTGGTCGCCACAGGTGAGACCTCCGATGCTGCGATCAGGGTGGTGAAGAAGGGCATCGCTGCCTATGGGGTGCCGCAGAAGCTGCTCACCGATAACGGTGCTGCGCTGAACCCTTCACGCCGTGGGGTGACCGGGCAGCTGTTCACCTATGTGAGCAGCTTCGGGATCACCCCGATCACTGGCAAGCCGGGTAAGCCCACCACCCAGGGCAAGAATGAGCGGTTCCATCAAACCTTGTTCCGCTACTTGCATGCACAGCCGCTGGCAGAGACGATCACGCAGCTGCAGGCCCGGTCGATGCCTTCGATCTGATCTATAACACCCAGCGGCCCCACCAAGGCCTACCGGGCAGGATCACCCCCGCGGCGGCCTGGGCCGGCACCGCTGTGGCTCACCCGCCGCGGCCAGCACCGGCACCGGTGGAGCCCCAGACACCGGATACTGCCGCTGAGGTGGCTGATAGGCCGGAGTCTCTGCCCCTGGAGCCGGACAGCGGATGGGCAGGTGATGAGATCAGGAAGGTCAACCAGGTCGGACAGGTTCATGTAAAAGGGGTCCGCTACCAGATCAGCATGGCTCTGGCCCGCCAGCACGTCCATGTGCTCTGGGACCAGGAGACCATCATCTTCGTCGACACCAACGGCGAGATCCTCATCGAACACCCCTGGCCACCGAAGACCACCGGCCACATCAGTAACCGAGGCCAACGCAAACCGGGCCCCGCCCCCTGAGACCGTGAGTGTCACCGATGTCCTGAGACATCAACTGCCACCGATGTCCTGAGACAGAAGTGTTACCGCTCTCCTGAGACATCACACCAAACTGTAGGGCACGTCAGCAGACCCGATGCTAGTGCGGTTTGCTTGCGCAACTTGGTTGAGGTCGCGCTTCACATCAGGTGGCATACTAGGACGGTCAACGTGCTGTCGTCATTTGAGAGTGGAAGGGATGGATAGCGTTCTGGAGGGGCATAATCAGATAACTTTTCGGTCTCGCCTGTTCCAGGTGTATTTGAAGATGGACGGAGCAAGCGGTATCGCCCTGGAGCGGACCGCCCTCCGCGCTGAGTCCCTTCACATGCGGGATCTCCTGGCACATGCCGCTACCCACGGCACTCTGAACTTCACGGAGCTGAAAGGTCGAGTTCTCGCGGAGACAGTGTCGGGCTACTCGCTCGAGCCGCGAGCACTAGGCCGTCTGGCCTATGTCAGCGCCCTGCATGAGGCAGAGGACAAAGATCTTGAGTTCGCGGTTGCCGCTCTTGAGCTGGCCCTCCCGCGGATGGGGAGGCAGAAGGGAACGCAACGGTTCAGCAAGCTCCTCGCGGACATCTACGCGGAGAATCGCGAACTGGGGAAGTTCGACGCCTTAGTCGAGGCGCACCCCAGCATCAAAAGTCACTACTACTCGTACCTCACGGTCGATTCACGCAGTCCTTTCCTGTTGAACAGTTCCGAAGCCCACGCCTACGAGAACTGGCTGGACGGGTTCAACCGTCAATTCATTCGTAATGACCTCATCCCTGTCTATCTCACCGAAGGGGAAGCAGCACCCTTCAACCGGTTGACAACACTTCGTATCGAAGGTCCTCAGCCTGAAGGCCCACTGGTCACAGTCATCATGACCAGCTTCAAACCGGAGCGGGCCGATCTCCTTCAATCAGCCCGCTCCATCATGGAGCAGAGTTGGAAGAACCTCGAGCTCCTGGTGATCGATGACGCGTCGCCAGCTGATTATCAGCCCGTTCTGGACGAGCTTGAAGAGATGGACCCACGCATCCGCGTGTTCCGCCTGGAGACGAACGGCGGCACCTACGCGGCACGGAACGTGGGAGTTGCGCACGCACGAGGCGAATTCATCACGGGTCAAGACGCGGACGACTGGTCCCACCCCCAACGGATCCAGACCCAAGTCAACCACCTGCTCCGCAACTCCCACCGGCCAGGCAACCAGGTTTACACCGTCAATATGACTGAAGACCTCGTACGCATCCGACGCGGTTACTCGCCTTTCATCCCCTCGGCCCCGACCCTTATGGTGAGGACCTCAATCATGCTGGAGCTGGGCGGCTACATCCCTGCCCGCAAAGCCACAGACAACGAAATGCGGCACAGATTAGGCGCATACGCCGGAGCAAGCGTCTATCAGATCAGCGAACCGCTCATCTTCATGCGGATCCTCCCCAATTCGCTCTCCCGCAGCGACTTCCGCCCGGGGTGGCAGCACCCGGCCCGGCGAGCACTATGGAGCAGCTACAGGAGATGGCATGAGCGAGCCAGCCGCCAGGAGCTGCAACTCTCTCCCACACAGGAATACCCCATCTACATCCCTCCGCGCTTCACCAGTCCTCCGGAGGAGGAGCTCGAGCTCGATGTGCTCTTCGTCGCAGATTGGTGCGAATACGGGAAAACCCAAGCAGCCGCCTTGGAAGAGATCAGAGTGCTCAGGCGTGCCGGGTACAGCATCGGCATCATGCACCTCGAGAACGCCGTGCATCTATCAGAATACGCGCGTACATATAGCCACCCTGTGCAAGAACTGATCTCCAACGGGGAAGTTACCCACGTCATCCAGGACGAAACCTTCTACAAGGTCAAACTGACGTTGGTCCGAAGTCCCGAGCTTCTCCAGTTCATGCCGCACGGAACTGTTGGTTTCAACGCAGGAAAAACTGCAGTCGTGGCAGAAAAACTGCCGTGGGAGGCTGCAAGCTTCCACGTCAACTACCTGCCAAGCGACTGCGCGCACAATGCTGCGAACTTCTTCGGGGCCCGCCCCCTGTGGTTGGCGCAGACCGATGCAGTCAAGGCCCAGCTGCACGACATGGTTCCCGGGGATGAGCTCAACGACGCTCCATATGTGGTCGCTTTCGACGCTGAAAGATGGAGGACAAGACGCATTCGCCCACGTGGCCGTCAGCCAATTCTTGGCAGGTGGGCAGGTGAGAGCACCGCACTCTGGCCAAACAGCCCAGAAGAGATCGAAGCCATCTGGCCTACCCACGGGGAGGTTGATGTCAGGTTCTACGGAGCCCCCACCGCGGTCCTGCAGGCGCTCGGCCAGAAACGTCTTCCTCCTGCATGGATCAGCTTCGGCGAGCAGGAGATCACACGAAAAACCTATTACCGTTCACTCGATTTTTTTGTGCACTATCCTCAGCGCCACACGATTGAGAAACCGGAACTGCCAGTACTGGAAGCGCTCGGCGCCGGGTGTATCCCCGTCCTTCCTCCCTGGATGAAAGACGTTTACGGTGACGCGGCCATCTACGCTGACCCGCCGCAGGTGCAAGAGGCCATCAATCAGTACTGGAATGAGACGGAACGGTACCTCGCCCAGTCTCAGCGCGGTGTCGAATTCGCCACTCAATACCAGAAGAGCGGTTATCGAGAACTGATGGATGACTTGCTCACAGCCAAAGAGCCCACACCCGAGGAGGCAATGGCCCGGTGAAATATCTCTCTAGACCACAACGGACGCTGATGGGAGGACTCGGCTTCGCGCTCTTGGCGACTCTGATCACTATCGTCCTTGAAGCATGGCAGTTCGCAGCTTTGGGTGCAGTCGTCAGCTTCGGGATCTTTGCCGCGCTTGTCGTGTTCACGTTGGCTGCGCTGACCCGGTCTATGCAGCTCATCCGCACCCGTGTTCGAAACATCGACCCTCGTGTCCGAGAGATCGCAGCTGGCGTGCGGCGGCTTGATAACCGGACCGCTGAGCGCTTCAAAACTCTCGAAGCTACACAGGCGCGCCTCGAAGCCTCGGAGCGCCGCGTCCTCGCCAGCGTGGAAGCCCATCGTTTCGACCTCGAGGACGAGATCAGCCAACTTCATACCCATCTCCAAGACAACCGCTAAGCCCGGCACCGACCCCTACTGAAGAGGTTCAGGAAGATATGACGCTGCGCAACTACGCTGACCACTACGGGGTCGAAGTGGATCCTAAGATCCGCTCCGAAGACGTGACGATCGCATTCGCCTTCGATGCGGGATACCTTCCCCTGTTCCAAGTCGCCGCCTACAGCCTCGCACAGTCCAAGAACTTCCTGGACTCCGAGGTTGTCATCTACACAGATGACCCAGTGGTCGCAGACGACCCGATGGTGAAGATCACTGCGGACCGGATCAGCATGCTCGAGGGTGAACGACGGGAGCGTCTCTACGGATTGGCTGAGAATAGCATTCATCGAGAGGACCGTGCGCAGTGGAACAAGGGGACCTTCCTCAAATGGATGATGTTCGAAGAGCAGAACAACCCGACAGCGGTTTTCCTCGACGTTGACATGATCTTCCTCCGCAGCTTCGACGAAAAGCTGCTTCAAGCTGCCACCGCAGACTTCAACGCCGCGCCTCAATTCATGTACCGGCTCCTGAAGGATGAGGCAGGCGAACACCTGCCGCTCTCCCGGAAATGGGAAGTGATGAACGCCGCCCTCGCAGCGGACTACAGCGGTCGTCTAGCAACCAACGTGAACAGCGGACTCATGGTGATCCGCGAGCCGATGCTTTCCCGCGCCTTCTTCGACGAAATCACGGCATTCGCCTCGCAAAGCCGCCGCACCAATGAGCAGAGCCACTTCACGGCGTACTTCAAGAAGCACCCGGAGCGTCTCAAGATGATCTCCTACGCCTTCAACCATCAGGATGAGTACATCGGGGCCCTGCGTGATTGGGAGGCCATGAAGGAACTCATGGAGAAGATCTCCGTCATCCACTACGCCGGCAAGCCCAAACCATGGCACCGGCGGCTGAGCGACGTTCCGCGCCCAACAAGCAGCCTCTGGCATTGGCACGCCACTGCCTCCGGAGCAGATGTTCGCCCCCTCATGGGCGTTCCGGCAGTCTCCTGAACGTCGTTTCAGGGCACATTTGGTTCAATGCCCGGGCACAAGTCACGTGCACCATAGGCACGAAACCTGACGAGGAGAATGGATGCTATTTGTAGGACACACCCGCTTCAGCGTGTACTCGTTCGAGTCCGCCGGATTCGCCGCTACACGTCAAGAAGCAGACGAAGATGCTTATCGGAACTGGCTCTACGCTGACGACCGGCTCCGCCCGAGGGCCAAGATCTTCATCGAAGAGTCGTTGCCCCAAATCGCGCAGGCGGCAGGCGGACATCACAACGTGGTGCACGTCGTCTGCTACTCGCCAGGCCTGCCGGAGATCTACAAAGATGAGCTCCGCAAGGCTGCCGAGACCTATCCTTTTCTTCGACTCCATGAGACATCGGAGCAGGTCGGAGGCTTTGCCCCGCCGCTTGGGGCACTACGAGAAGCAACAGGGTGGAAAGCTGACAGCCGGCAGAGAATCGGGATCTACCGTCTTGACGATGATGACCTCGTCGCAACGGACTACTTTGACCGGATGGCCTCTTACGCGCGCCGGGCAGAACCAGGATGGAAGATCTCACTCGGCCTCGGCTACACTGCGTTGCGCTCCGAGGGAGAATACTATTTCCCCCGTCTCGACCACCAAGCAATGGCCAGTGTGGGGCTGATGTCAATCGTGGATCTCGACGAACAAGGCGAACTGCAAGGTCTGGTCAGCAGGCCGCACCACCTCAGCGACACAGGAAACCCGGTTATCCTCGACTCCACCATCCCCGGCTTCTTCCGCACCCGGCACGTGGGGCAGGACAACATCATCGACAAATGGCAGGGCAAAGACTTCCTCGCAACTGCTGTCGCACAGATTCGTGACTGGCCGGAGGCCTCGGCCGAAGAAGTGCTCAGCCGGTTCCCCGCAATGGCAGGAAGGCTGAACGAATCACTGAGCAAGGCCGAACAGGGCATCGAACTTCTTCGGGAGCCCATCAAAGTCGGGTCTGCCACGGTAGGCTTCCACACCCCCTACCGGGAAGGCAGCGTCATCGCTCTTGATCTGGACGGTGAAGTCACTCGTGAGCAGTTCTCTGTACGGTATAAGCTCCACAACCAGGATGGCTCCCGCGTCGACAAGGACGAGATCAAAGATTTCTTCGCCTCGCAGCGGATCAAGCACAACAACTACGGTTTCCACCAAGCTGTCTCCCACAACGAAGATGGCCCCGTGAAACACCTCATCGTTCGTTGCCCCGAAGGTGTAGAGCTGGCGGGCTTCGACCTCTTCACCAAGACGGACGAAGAAGCAGTGAAGGTCAACCAAGTCACGGTTTACCCAGCACTGAGTCCCGCCGCCGATTAGGTCATTTCGGCGCTGGAATTTCTATTAGGGGAGGTCACAAAACTAAGAATCGTCTCAAACACTTCACGAGTCTCCCCGGCACGATGACCGCCACCATGCGTGAATTCGTAAGTCGTCAGCTTGTCCTCGGCAGACTGTCCAGAGACGAAGTCGATGAACGGCAGATAGTGCTTCTGATAATGGTGCTCGTCCGCAAGGTTCTGCAGAACCATCAGACGACCAGCATTCTTCAGCACCTCAGGACGATGCACGCTGAACCTTCCAGACTCCGACGGAGAGAGCTCCGAGAACGAGTCCTGTCCATACAGAGTTTTGGCGACCCTGTTGATCTTCCACCCCTGATGGTTGGGAAGGTGGGTCTGCGGATTGATTGCGATATGTGTGGCACCAGTAAAGAACTGTGCACTGCGCAATGACGCGAACCCGCCGGCGCTGGAACCGTACGTGACAATATGCTGTGGTTCAATGTCCAGACGCTCGGCAAACTGCGAAGCGAACTCACTGATGACCTCAAGATAGTCACGCTCACTATCGCCCGCGTAGTAGCCGATAGGAAGCGTCGCGTCTTTGTGAAGACCCGGGTCTGAGAAGAACAGGCAATGACCCGGGAAGCGGTCAGCCCAGCTCCAGCGCTGGAACAGCGGGGGAGTTACATGGTTACGATCTGCATACCCAGAGAACAGTACGAACAGGCGGGAAGCTCCCTCCTTGGGAACGAAGAGGAAATCGTGCTGGGCGCCTGCTATGCGGACCGAGTACTTAGCCGGGGAGGCCGGCTCAAATTCGTCCTTACCAGGCCATACCAGATGAGGGACATCCAGCTTCGGCTTCTTCCGCGCTGCCTCCTCGTCCTCTTCAGCCTTGAGCTGTCGGGCACCCTCCAACTGGTTAGCAAGCTTCAGCCGTTCGAGCGGCCCCTGCGGACGTTCCTCCGTGAAGTCGGCAAAGCCTGGCAACGACTGGGCGAACTCCAGCCAGATATCTCTTAGGAAGGGTGCCAGAGGTTGGTTCGAACTGATCGCTTTACGAAGATGTGAGAACTTGACCGGCTCCCATGGTTTCGGGCTGCTTCCGAGCTGAAGGATCTCGACATCCTGCTTCGGCTGAAAATGCCGCTGATGCTTCTCAGCGCGGAACCCCATGGAGCGGGGAAGCGTGCGATGAGCTTCTCCGAAGGAGTTCGACACCGCAGCAAGAGATATCCGGTCTCTCCCTCGCGCTTTGGGGGCTGCCTCTCTCACCACGCTCAGTGTGGCTACTAATTCCTTCGGGAAGTCAGTGGCACGAAGCTGCTCGTTATCGAAGAAGGCGACGGAAAGGTCGATCTTGTCTTGCAGTGGGAGGGCATGGCCCGCAAGCTGGCTCAGCATCTTGGCTTCTGCAGAAGTGACCTTGTAGCCGTTTTTTGTGCGGCCGAACGCAATAGCAGTGTTCTGATCAACTGCCTCGTCGAAGGAATGAAGGGCGGAGAGAACAAGGACATCGTGGCTGAGCTTCAATGAATAGCGGTGTCCCTGCTCAGCAAAAAGTGGGGGGAGCAGCCACGGTGCGAGGTCGCGAGTTTCAGGGTCCTGATATTCCTGCAGCTGAGTCAGGTCATAAAGTTCGATGGAATCGCTGCTTCTGATGAGCTCAAGCTCTTGATGGGAGATGGCTGAAGGGTCAGCGGCAATGACTGCGCGGAAGCATCCTGGATGGTGATGCTGGAGGCTTCTGAGCGCCACAGTAGCCGGAAAGATCTCTCCAGAAGAAGCAGGAATGTAGGCGACATGAGTCTGCGCGGCCCTGTTTGAAGAAGTGCGTGAGCGTTGGAGTGCGAGTCGCGCGTTCCGAATACGGTTCAGCACAGTGTCCTTAAATCCGGTACAGAGGAACATCATTCTGTTCGAGTGAAGCGCCCGCCAGTTTACCCAGATAACAGCGTGCGGCGCTTAAGCTGGCGCCATGCACAATGAGGGTCGAAACCCATCCCCGGACACCGGACTTCATACCGATGCGCGTTCGAATGCCGTCCATCGTTATGTTGAGCAGGTTCTCCTGCCGGGCAATGTCGAACCCAACATCTGGGATCCGGAAGATGTGGTCGACCATAGACGTGCACTCGTCACGGACGCGAGGAAACGACGTCGCATCACGCCCACAAAGGTCGTCACCAGCTACGTTTTTCATAGCGGCGGCAAACAGATAGGAGGGATAGACGGCTTCTACACAACCCTCGGGAGCGCCCAGGCACGACAGGCAGTCGCCAGTCCTGAAGTCCACCGAGGATACCTGCAAGCTGCAGGCATTAAGGAGCTTGCTGACGATGATTCAGCAGCTCGGGCTGGCGACAAGCTGTTGGTGCGTTTCTATGTCGTTGCAGAGCAGGTCGTCGCAGCCGTCGTTAAGCTTCCGTTCTTCGTCGTTGGGGACGGGAAGCAGGCGCTTGTGCAGCTAGCAGAGGCCGAAGCCGAACGCCGCAGCAAGTGCGGATACCTTCGCTCAGTGACGCCGGAAGTGGACGAGACCAGGGTGACTGCTGATGCTCTCACTGAAAGTACCGTGCTGCCCCACGGGCAAGCCCAGTTGTTGTCAGGGGAAATTTCGATCAAAGGCGGAGCCGTCGCAGCAGACGTCCTGGGGCTACTGGACGTAGACGTGAGGAACCTGGCAGTGGACGCGATGTGGGCCTTCCCAGGCTTGGCCGCTGCCGGTGTTGATATCCTGCTGCCAGATATTCGGAGTAGAGAGAACGCGCAGGTGCTTGGAGTGGTGCCGGACGCCGATACTACCGAATTTCGTTATCCCGCCTATGGCCAGTACCGCCGGTGCAGTCTTGCAATCCTTGACCACATGCTTGACCTGGCTAAAAGGTGAGCCTGCTACTTCTCAACCGTGATGGTGAGAGATTCTGAGTGGTCGCCGCCGAACATGCGGGTGGAACCGGATTCTTCGGAGTCTCCGTCCACCACTTCGAAGTCATCCTCCGTGGGATAAGCCCTCACGGTGTAGCTGTCGCCGGTTTCTTCGACGGTAACCATCACAGTCTCCTCAGCTCTCCAACTTGTAGCAACGACCACCTGGCACGAATAGTCGAAATCGTCGTCGTCAGTCTCTTCGCAATCAGCTGAGTCGGGTAAACGGTACTGCACCACGTCGCCCCACTGCTCACGCATCTGGTCACGAATATCGCCGCGCTCTCCAGTGAGAGCATCCTCCGCCGTACCGGCGTTCGAGACACTGCATCCGGTAAGGGCGACAAAGCTGGCCAGAGCAACGGCGGGAAGCGACTTCTTCATGTGGATCCTTCCGGAGGAGCATCTCGGTGGTTCTTACGATAAACGGAACTACAGGGATGGTTCCCGTGAACACGCGTGCGCAGTGGTTTGATCGGGTGAGCCGCTGAGGCGCCCTGGGTTTCGTTCCGTGGTTAGGCGGGCGCGGGCGTGGTCATCTTGGGGGGAAGTATAGGCCGCTTTTACTTCGGCTGGGGTGCGGCAGTCGAGAGCTTCATGGAGCCGTTTTGTGTTCCACCAGTTGACCCAGT
The sequence above is drawn from the Nesterenkonia populi genome and encodes:
- a CDS encoding glycosyltransferase — its product is MTLRNYADHYGVEVDPKIRSEDVTIAFAFDAGYLPLFQVAAYSLAQSKNFLDSEVVIYTDDPVVADDPMVKITADRISMLEGERRERLYGLAENSIHREDRAQWNKGTFLKWMMFEEQNNPTAVFLDVDMIFLRSFDEKLLQAATADFNAAPQFMYRLLKDEAGEHLPLSRKWEVMNAALAADYSGRLATNVNSGLMVIREPMLSRAFFDEITAFASQSRRTNEQSHFTAYFKKHPERLKMISYAFNHQDEYIGALRDWEAMKELMEKISVIHYAGKPKPWHRRLSDVPRPTSSLWHWHATASGADVRPLMGVPAVS
- a CDS encoding DDE-type integrase/transposase/recombinase; protein product: MGITPPAVASLARIFRQAGVAKEEPRKRPRAAYRRFVYPAPNCCWQLDAAEYVLTGGRKAVIFHLQDDHSRLAIASVVATGETSDAAIRVVKKGIAAYGVPQKLLTDNGAALNPSRRGVTGQLFTYVSSFGITPITGKPGKPTTQGKNERFHQTLFRYLHAQPLAETITQLQARSMPSI
- a CDS encoding glycosyltransferase, producing MLFVGHTRFSVYSFESAGFAATRQEADEDAYRNWLYADDRLRPRAKIFIEESLPQIAQAAGGHHNVVHVVCYSPGLPEIYKDELRKAAETYPFLRLHETSEQVGGFAPPLGALREATGWKADSRQRIGIYRLDDDDLVATDYFDRMASYARRAEPGWKISLGLGYTALRSEGEYYFPRLDHQAMASVGLMSIVDLDEQGELQGLVSRPHHLSDTGNPVILDSTIPGFFRTRHVGQDNIIDKWQGKDFLATAVAQIRDWPEASAEEVLSRFPAMAGRLNESLSKAEQGIELLREPIKVGSATVGFHTPYREGSVIALDLDGEVTREQFSVRYKLHNQDGSRVDKDEIKDFFASQRIKHNNYGFHQAVSHNEDGPVKHLIVRCPEGVELAGFDLFTKTDEEAVKVNQVTVYPALSPAAD
- a CDS encoding glycosyltransferase family 2 protein, which translates into the protein MDSVLEGHNQITFRSRLFQVYLKMDGASGIALERTALRAESLHMRDLLAHAATHGTLNFTELKGRVLAETVSGYSLEPRALGRLAYVSALHEAEDKDLEFAVAALELALPRMGRQKGTQRFSKLLADIYAENRELGKFDALVEAHPSIKSHYYSYLTVDSRSPFLLNSSEAHAYENWLDGFNRQFIRNDLIPVYLTEGEAAPFNRLTTLRIEGPQPEGPLVTVIMTSFKPERADLLQSARSIMEQSWKNLELLVIDDASPADYQPVLDELEEMDPRIRVFRLETNGGTYAARNVGVAHARGEFITGQDADDWSHPQRIQTQVNHLLRNSHRPGNQVYTVNMTEDLVRIRRGYSPFIPSAPTLMVRTSIMLELGGYIPARKATDNEMRHRLGAYAGASVYQISEPLIFMRILPNSLSRSDFRPGWQHPARRALWSSYRRWHERASRQELQLSPTQEYPIYIPPRFTSPPEEELELDVLFVADWCEYGKTQAAALEEIRVLRRAGYSIGIMHLENAVHLSEYARTYSHPVQELISNGEVTHVIQDETFYKVKLTLVRSPELLQFMPHGTVGFNAGKTAVVAEKLPWEAASFHVNYLPSDCAHNAANFFGARPLWLAQTDAVKAQLHDMVPGDELNDAPYVVAFDAERWRTRRIRPRGRQPILGRWAGESTALWPNSPEEIEAIWPTHGEVDVRFYGAPTAVLQALGQKRLPPAWISFGEQEITRKTYYRSLDFFVHYPQRHTIEKPELPVLEALGAGCIPVLPPWMKDVYGDAAIYADPPQVQEAINQYWNETERYLAQSQRGVEFATQYQKSGYRELMDDLLTAKEPTPEEAMAR